DNA sequence from the Prolixibacter sp. SD074 genome:
GGGAACTTTTGTACCTGAAGTTCAACAGTGGACTTTCCTACGTTGAGATCGGCCGGATTCTCGGCATTAAACCCGATACAGTAAAAAAGCAAGTATACCGTTTACTGGATGGTTTACGCAGTCAGTTGTCAAAGAATCCGCTCGAATTGCTTTTCATTTACTTTGCAGAATAAAGACTTTTCTTCCATCTATTTTCCTTAACGAACTCCCAGATTTAACAGAAAAGTTCGTTTGTTAACATTTTATTTCGGCCTAAAAGATTTAAAATCAATACTTATTGTTGATTTATGTTTTTCAACATGTATTATTTTTGTCCCGTTTTGGGAGATTCCTACTCTTGTTTGTGAATAAATGTTAATGTGAATGAATATTTACGAACGACTAATAGAGAACCCATTATTTTTTAAATGGATTTATCATCCTTCACCGGAACTTGAGGATTACTGGGAGAGATATATTCAGTTGAATCCGGATGAGGCGCGGTTTATAACTGACTTTAAAAAGCAGTTTGAGCTTTTGCGTTACGAGGAATCCACTTTGTCGGAATTGGAAAAGCGTAGTCTGGCGCAGCAAATTGTGCAAAAACTCGATGCAGCCGATCGGGAAAAAAAGAAAATTGGTTTGCTCAAATCCATATTACAATATGCAGCTATTGCCATTTTATTTTTCTCCATTGGAGGACTGTTGGTATATCAACTCATGTTGCCGGAAAAAACGAATTACTTCGCTCAACAAACCGCTATTCCTACGTTAACCAATAAACCAGTACTTATTCTGAACAACAAAGATCAGATCGACTTGAAGGACAAAGAGTCAGTGCTGGATTATTCGAGAAAAGACACCATCGTGTTTAATGGAGGGCATGTAATCAATACACAAGCGGATGATAATAATCCGGTGATGAACCAATTGATTATCCCTTATGGGAGCCACTCAAGGATTCGTTTGTCTGATGGAACCATTGTGTGGTTGAATGCCGGAAGCCGATTAGTTTATCCTTCACGTTTTGCCAAGAAGACAAGAGAGGTGTATTTGATAGGGGAAGCTTTCTTTCATGTTCATAAAGATCCTGAGCAGCCATTCATTGTAAAGACAGGCATGCAGGAAATAAAAGTACTGGGAACCAAATTTAATGTTTCAGCCTATCCTGAAGATAACGTGATTCAGACGGTTCTGGCTGAGGGCTCTG
Encoded proteins:
- a CDS encoding FecR family protein codes for the protein MNIYERLIENPLFFKWIYHPSPELEDYWERYIQLNPDEARFITDFKKQFELLRYEESTLSELEKRSLAQQIVQKLDAADREKKKIGLLKSILQYAAIAILFFSIGGLLVYQLMLPEKTNYFAQQTAIPTLTNKPVLILNNKDQIDLKDKESVLDYSRKDTIVFNGGHVINTQADDNNPVMNQLIIPYGSHSRIRLSDGTIVWLNAGSRLVYPSRFAKKTREVYLIGEAFFHVHKDPEQPFIVKTGMQEIKVLGTKFNVSAYPEDNVIQTVLAEGSVSLHANGSGLFASDVKLKPNQKASFDKSTKETKIVTVVAGNYTSWTEGLLSFQNTDLSRVIKKLERYYNICFKYDDPLKSTIEISGKLDLSQGRDDSFKYLEQAAGVKFVKLNDQNYEIK